The following are from one region of the Nicotiana tomentosiformis chromosome 7, ASM39032v3, whole genome shotgun sequence genome:
- the LOC117278087 gene encoding uncharacterized protein — MTTLFHGMIHKEIEVYMDDVSIKLRKSVNYLSDLRKFFERLRRYNLKLNPVKYAFIFPIGKVLGFIISRKGIELDPSKIKDIQDLPPPKSKKDELCKKFTKIKFKHVPRIQNEFADALATFSSMIQHPVKNYIDHIEVEIQDPCAYCLHVDEEPDGKPRYYGIKRFLEAKEYLESTTTIQKRSLRRLENHVFHNGEVLYKRILDLGLLRCVDVTEAPRLLEEIHAGTCGPHMNSFILARKILRVGYFWMTVEMDNICYV, encoded by the exons atgacgacccttTTTCATGGCATGATCCACAAGGAGATTGAAGTATATATGGATGATGTCAGCATCAAGTTACGGAAGAGTGTGAATTATTTGAGTGATTTGAGGAAGTTCTTTGAACGGTTGCGAAGGTACAATTTAAAGCTTAATCCAGTGAAGTATGCATTTATATTTCCCATAGGAAAAGTGTTGGGTTTCATCATCAGCAGGAAGGGGATAGAGTTGGATCCCTCGAAGATCAAGGATATTCAAGATTTGCCTCCTCCAAAGAGTAAGAAGGAC GAATTGTGTAAGAAGTTCACCAAGATCAAGTTCAAGCATGTTCCCAGAATCCAAAATGAGTTCGCTGATGCTCTTGCAACATTTTCATCCATGATTCAACACCCTGTCAAGAATTACATTGACCACATCGAGGTAGAGATCCAGGATCCGTGTGCGTACTGTTTACATGTAGATGAAGAACCAGATGGCAAGCCTCGGTATTATGGTATCAAGAGATTCCTCGAGGCAAAAGAATATCTAGAGAGTACTACCACCATTCAGAAGCGATCATTGAGAAGACTAGAAAATCATGTTTTCCATAATGGGGAAGTCTTGTATAAGAGGATCCTGGACTTGGGTTTGTTAAGGTGTGTAGATGTTACTGAAGCACCAAGATTATTagaagaaatacatgcaggaaCATGTGGGCCTCACATGAACAGTTTCATTTTAGCTAGGAAGATTCTAAGGgttggatacttttggatgaccgtGGAAATGGACAACATTTGCTATGTGTAG